Proteins encoded within one genomic window of Planctomycetota bacterium:
- the thpR gene encoding RNA 2',3'-cyclic phosphodiesterase: MRHKVRTFVAVELSPEVLSNARNLLREWRKFDAPIRWVDDGQLHLTLAFLGDVDALDLPQVCQAVTKAVEPLPPFEWHATGVGAFPALERPRTIWLGTGEGADDLVTLHEAIERCLSQLGFRGEGRRFKPHVTLGRVRGYDERLAPLVEQLRTQASLFAGVCDVTDVTVFSSELERHGPTHEPLAVAPLAGS, translated from the coding sequence ATGCGTCACAAGGTTCGCACGTTCGTCGCCGTGGAACTTTCCCCCGAGGTGCTCTCGAACGCCCGGAATCTGTTGCGCGAGTGGCGGAAGTTCGACGCCCCGATCCGTTGGGTCGACGATGGCCAATTGCACCTGACGCTCGCCTTTTTGGGCGATGTCGACGCGCTCGACTTGCCCCAGGTCTGTCAGGCGGTGACCAAGGCGGTCGAGCCGCTGCCGCCGTTCGAGTGGCACGCCACGGGAGTCGGCGCCTTCCCCGCCCTGGAACGCCCGCGGACCATTTGGCTCGGCACCGGCGAAGGGGCCGACGATCTCGTCACGCTGCACGAGGCGATCGAACGCTGCCTCAGCCAACTGGGCTTTCGTGGCGAGGGACGCCGGTTCAAGCCGCACGTCACCTTGGGGCGCGTACGAGGCTACGACGAGCGGCTGGCCCCCTTGGTCGAGCAGCTTCGCACCCAGGCGTCGCTGTTCGCCGGCGTTTGCGATGTGACCGACGTGACGGTCTTTTCCAGCGAACTCGAACGTCACGGCCCAACGCACGAGCCGCTGGCCGTGGCGCCCCTGGCGGGCAGTTAA
- a CDS encoding sugar kinase has protein sequence MSLLVVGSVALDNVETPSARRDNVLGGSAVHFSYAASFFSKVHLVGAVGEDWPAEHTQLLSGRGIDVSGLNVVPGGKTFRWTGKYQPNMNDRETLEVHLNVLGTFDPNVPDHYRKCKYLFLGNGSPTWQLKVREQLPNAALTMADTMDLWINIQRDELNALLRRIDGLVLNDHEAKLLTDEENLVAAGRRVLELGPRFVVVKKGEHGSIFFSRDETYVLPAFPTARVVDPTGAGDSFAGGLMGYLAEQDKIDGKTMKQALAYGTVTASFNVEDFSLDRLRGLSRADIDRRLEDYRRMLAL, from the coding sequence ATGTCGTTGCTCGTCGTTGGCTCGGTGGCCTTGGACAATGTCGAAACTCCCTCGGCGCGGCGCGACAACGTACTGGGCGGCTCGGCCGTTCACTTTTCGTACGCGGCCAGCTTCTTCTCGAAGGTCCACCTGGTTGGCGCGGTCGGTGAAGACTGGCCGGCCGAGCACACCCAACTGCTCAGCGGTCGCGGCATCGATGTCAGCGGCTTGAATGTGGTTCCCGGCGGCAAGACGTTCCGCTGGACCGGCAAATACCAGCCCAACATGAACGACCGCGAGACGTTGGAAGTTCACTTGAACGTGCTGGGGACGTTCGATCCCAACGTGCCCGACCATTACCGCAAGTGCAAGTATCTATTCCTCGGCAATGGCTCGCCAACCTGGCAGTTGAAAGTTCGCGAGCAATTGCCCAACGCGGCCCTGACCATGGCCGACACGATGGACCTGTGGATCAACATTCAGCGCGATGAGTTGAATGCCCTGTTGCGCCGCATCGACGGCCTGGTGTTGAACGATCACGAGGCCAAGCTGCTGACCGACGAAGAAAACCTGGTCGCCGCCGGTCGTCGCGTGCTCGAACTGGGTCCGCGGTTCGTGGTGGTCAAGAAGGGGGAGCACGGCTCGATTTTCTTCAGCCGAGACGAAACGTACGTCCTGCCGGCCTTTCCCACGGCCCGCGTCGTCGACCCGACGGGGGCTGGCGACAGCTTTGCCGGTGGCCTGATGGGTTACCTCGCCGAGCAAGACAAGATCGACGGCAAGACCATGAAGCAGGCCCTGGCCTATGGCACCGTGACGGCCAGCTTCAACGTCGAGGACTTTTCGCTCGATCGGCTGCGCGGGCTGTCGCGAGCCGACATCGACCGGCGCTTGGAAGATTATCGCCGCATGTTGGCGCTCTAA